In Musa acuminata AAA Group cultivar baxijiao chromosome BXJ3-11, Cavendish_Baxijiao_AAA, whole genome shotgun sequence, one DNA window encodes the following:
- the LOC135652340 gene encoding serine/threonine-protein kinase haspin homolog: MASPRGVGSDLWAEIMSQEEEPQPITQIAVVYGRRRRTVEDPNAKDAATNRPSGENRVSLGPSKRPSWNRSLSTRGRESIVVAAGVNFRPRPKQKGAPQKGKQGSRAKKAGQEPPDFTKEKNYFQEVDSFELLEESPSPRNFGTWALGTKHDIIVHDLPAILERWRITKLASRHGSQQLFKIMETPLVPSVHSSCSASDDLAAKTPERVLRTKAPLNVTSHKKILTPQFDNSIVTSFDELHIDEEEVANIMSEDVETSREVLDSNKPEEATQIDPSISQRASLTGEYLSTFDQLMMVCRQSSPISLGEVFSRYCELRCIVKIGEGTYGEAFKAGETVCKVVPIDGDLLVNGEVQKKSEEVLEEVMLSLTLNNLKGTRGETNKENACTGFIETKDFYVCQGAYDPGLISAWEDWDARHSSENDHPKEFTEKQCFIVFVLADGGKDLESFVLLNYDEARSLLVQVTIALAVAESACEFEHRDLHWGNILLKRNNDPMTDFTLQGKKMRAKTFGLTISIIDFTLSRINTGEAILFLDLSADPGLFEGPKGDKQFDTYRKMKDLTDDCWEGSFPKTNVLWLIYLVVILLMKKSFKRTTKDERDLRSFKKRLSSYDSATASLADSFFSDMLVDHCV, from the exons ATGGCTTCTCCAAGAG GCGTCGGAAGCGATCTCTGGGCGGAGATCATGTCGCAAGAAGAAGAACCACAGCCTATCACTCAAATAGCTGTGGTTTatggaagaagacgaagaacagTCGAGGATCCGAACGCTAAGGACGCAGCGAC CAATCGACCGAGCGGGGAGAACCGAGTGAGCCTTGGTCCCAGCAAGAGACCCAGCTGGAACCGGTCCCTTTCCACGAG AGGAAGAGAAAGTATTGTTGTCGCAGCAGGGGTGAATTTTAGGCCTCGGCCCAAACAAAAAGGAGCACCCCAGAAAGGAAAGCAGGGTTCTAGAGCA AAGAAAGCTGGACAGGAACCCCCAGATTTCACAAAGGAGAAGAACTACTTCCAAGAAGTCGACTCCTTTGAGCTGCTGGAAGAGAGCCCCTCGCCCAGGAATTTTGGCACTTGGGCTCTGGGTACAAAACACGACATCATTGTGCATGATTTGCCAGCCATTCTGGAGAGATGGAGAATCACAAAGCTTGCTTCCAGACATGGTTCCCAGCAGTTGTTTAAGATTATGGAAACACCATTAGTTCCTTCTGTGCATAGTAGCTGTAGTGCATCCGATGATTTGGCTGCAAAAACCCCTGAAAGGGTTTTGAGGACAAAGGCCCCATTGAACGTCACTTCACACAAAAAAATCCTTACCCCACAGTTTGATAATAGCATTGTCACTTCCTTTGATGAACTTCACATAGATGAAGAGGAGGTTGCAAATATTATGAGTGAAGATGTGGAAACCTCGAGGGAAGTTCTTGACTCTAATAAACCGGAAGAAGCTACCCAGATCGACCCATCAATCTCACAACGTGCATCATTGACCGGTGAATATCTGAGTACATTTGACCAACTCATGATGGTTTGCCGACAATCATCTCCGATCAGCCTAGGAGAAGTTTTCTCTAGATATTG TGAGCTACGTTGTATTGTCAAGATTGGAGAAGGCACATACGGAGAGGCCTTCAAAGCTGGTGAGACTGTCTGCAAAGTAGTCCCTATTGATGGAGATCTGTTAGTGAATGGAGAAGTTCAAAAG AAATCTGAAGAAGTTCTTGAAGAAGTCATGCTTTCTCTGACATTGAATAATTTAAAGGGGACGCGAGGGGAAACTAACAAGGAAAATGCATGCACTGGATTCATCGAAACAAAAGA CTTTTATGTTTGTCAAGGAGCCTATGATCCTGGCTTGATTAGTGCATGGGAAGATTGGGATGCAAGGCACAGTTCTGAAAATGATCATCCCAAGGAATTTACAGAGAAACAG TGCTTTATAGTGTTTGTACTCGCTGATGGTGGCAAAGATCTTGAAAGCTTTGTGCTCTTAAACTATGATGAGGCTCGCAGTTTGTTGGTGCAA GTTACCATTGCATTGGCTGTGGCAGAAAGTGCCTGTGAATTTGAACACCGAGATTTGCACTG GGGCAACATCCTTTTAAAGCGTAATAATGATCCTATGACAGATTTCACACTACAAGGAAAGAAAATGAGGGCTAAGACATTTGGGTTAACTATATCAATAATTGACTTTACTCTGTCTCGGATTAATACCG GTGAAGCTATATTATTTCTAGACTTATCTGCTGATCCTGGACTATTTGAGGGTCCAAAAGGAGATAAACAG TTTGATACATACCGCAAAATGAAAGATTTAACTGATGACTGCTGGGAAGGAAG TTTTCCAAAGACCAATGTCCTCTGGTTAATTTATCTTGTTGTTATCTTGTTAATGAAGAAATCCTTt AAGCGAACAACAAAAGATGAGAGGGATCTTCGTTCCTTCAAAAAGCGTTTAAGCTCATATGACTCGGCTACAGCTTCACTTGCTGATTCTTTCTTCAGTGATATGTTGGTTGACCACTGTGTATGA
- the LOC135652825 gene encoding probable receptor-like protein kinase At2g42960 isoform X1, producing the protein MSSPNTSLAEHLSQKISPFGLKIWEIIGISFGVLLLCALSLLLMCVCFQNRRRSKRAFGYLPTTQIPAFSRDIKEVPVEKIIKDDSVLLETYDGSSDNESSKVLDLGKLERSDKNSNTSSLHYVEKDRSANYTEVGSTGMVDVNRQHSGYPIVAPSQLSGLPQFSHLGWGHWFTLRDLEIATDWFAKDNVLGEGGYGVVYRGQLINGTHVAIKRLLNNLGQAEKEFRVEVEAIGHVRHKNLVRLLGYCMEGTQRMLVYEYVNNGNLEQWLHGAIGQKGSLTWDARMKIILGIAKALAYLHEAVEPKVVHRDIKSSNILVDEDFNAKVSDFGLAKLLGAGKSHITTQVMGTFGYVAPEYANTGLLNETSDIYSFGVLLLEVITGRDPVDYRRPPEEVNLVEWLKWMIGNRRSEEVVDPRIVIRPSTKALKKALLIALRCVDPDSEKRPAMGRVVQMLEPDNPRPLEDQRHPHNRTWKTEIESQRAGYDTNAKPDFKSNGIRDNRKK; encoded by the exons ATGTCATCACCGAATACTTCTCTTGCTGAACACCTATCTCAAAAGATCAGTCCTTTTGGTCTTAAAATCTGGGAGATAATTGGAATAAGTTTTGGTGTTCTCTTGTTATGCGCACTATCCTTGCTATTGATGTGTGTCTGTTTTCAGAACCGGAGAAGAAGTAAAAGGGCTTTCGGCTACCTTCCTACCACACAGATACCTGCATTTTCAAGAGACATCAAGGAAGTGCCGgttgagaaaattataaaagatgACTCTGTTCTTCTTGAAACTTATGACGGCTCCAGTGACAATGAATCAAGTAAGGTTTTGGACTTGGGAAAATTGGAAAGAAGTGACAAAAATAGTAACACCAGCTCGTTGCATTATGTTGAGAAAGATAGAAGCGCTAACTACACTGAAGTAGGAAGTACAGGGATGGTTGATGTAAACAGACAGCATTCTGGTTACCCTATTGTTGCTCCTTCGCAGTTGTCTGGCCTGCCACAATTCTCTCATCTAGGTTGGGGTCATTGGTTCACCTTGAGGGACCTAGAAATTGCAACCGACTGGTTTGCCAAGGATAATGTTCTTGGGGAGGGCGGTTATGGTGTTGTTTATCGTGGGCAGTTGATCAATGGAACTCATGTAGCGATTAAGAGACTCCTCAACAATTT AGGCCAAGCAGAGAAAGAGTTCAGAGTTGAAGTTGAGGCCATCGGTCATGTTCGTCACAAGAACTTGGTTCGGCTCCTCGGGTACTGTATGGAAGGCACTCAAAG GATGCTAGTTTACGAGTATGTCAATAATGGAAATCTTGAACAGTGGCTTCATGGGGCCATCGGACAGAAGGGTTCTCTTACTTGGGATGCTCGTATGAAGATTATTTTGGGAATAGCTAAAGC TCTGGCCTATTTACACGAGGCCGTTGAGCCAAAGGTGGTGCATCGGGATATCAAGTCCAGTAACATATTGGTTGATGAAGATTTCAATGCTAAAGTGTCTGATTTCGGTTTAGCAAAACTGTTGGGCGCTGGGAAAAGCCATATCACTACTCAAGTGATGGGTACTTTTGG GTATGTTGCACCAGAATATGCAAATACTGGATTGCTTAATGAAACTAGTGACATCTACAGCTTTGGTGTTCTTCTCTTGGAGGTCATTACTGGGAGGGATCCAGTTGACTATCGACGTCCTCCTGAAGAG GTAAATCTTGTTGAATGGCTTAAATGGATGATTGGGAACCGCCGATCGGAAGAAGTAGTAGATCCAAGGATTGTGATCAGGCCATCAACTAAAGCTCTTAAAAAGGCTCTTTTGATAGCATTGAGGTGTGTTGATCCAGATTCAGAGAAGAGACCGGCAATGGGCCGGGTTGTCCAGATGCTGGAACCCGATAACCCTAGACCACTTGAG GACCAAAGGCATCCACATAACAGAACTTGGAAGACAGAAATCGAATCACAGAGGGCGGGCTATGACACAAATGCCAAGCCTGATTTCAAATCCAACGGCATACGAGACAATAGGAAAAAATGA
- the LOC135652825 gene encoding probable receptor-like protein kinase At2g42960 isoform X2: MSSPNTSLAEHLSQKISPFGLKIWEIIGISFGVLLLCALSLLLMCVCFQNRRRSKRAFGYLPTTQIPAFSRDIKEVPVEKIIKDDSVLLETYDGSSDNESSKVLDLGKLERSDKNSNTSSLHYVEKDRSANYTEVGSTGMVDVNRQHSGYPIVAPSQLSGLPQFSHLGWGHWFTLRDLEIATDWFAKDNVLGEGGYGVVYRGQLINGTHVAIKRLLNNLGQAEKEFRVEVEAIGHVRHKNLVRLLGYCMEGTQSLAYLHEAVEPKVVHRDIKSSNILVDEDFNAKVSDFGLAKLLGAGKSHITTQVMGTFGYVAPEYANTGLLNETSDIYSFGVLLLEVITGRDPVDYRRPPEEVNLVEWLKWMIGNRRSEEVVDPRIVIRPSTKALKKALLIALRCVDPDSEKRPAMGRVVQMLEPDNPRPLEDQRHPHNRTWKTEIESQRAGYDTNAKPDFKSNGIRDNRKK, translated from the exons ATGTCATCACCGAATACTTCTCTTGCTGAACACCTATCTCAAAAGATCAGTCCTTTTGGTCTTAAAATCTGGGAGATAATTGGAATAAGTTTTGGTGTTCTCTTGTTATGCGCACTATCCTTGCTATTGATGTGTGTCTGTTTTCAGAACCGGAGAAGAAGTAAAAGGGCTTTCGGCTACCTTCCTACCACACAGATACCTGCATTTTCAAGAGACATCAAGGAAGTGCCGgttgagaaaattataaaagatgACTCTGTTCTTCTTGAAACTTATGACGGCTCCAGTGACAATGAATCAAGTAAGGTTTTGGACTTGGGAAAATTGGAAAGAAGTGACAAAAATAGTAACACCAGCTCGTTGCATTATGTTGAGAAAGATAGAAGCGCTAACTACACTGAAGTAGGAAGTACAGGGATGGTTGATGTAAACAGACAGCATTCTGGTTACCCTATTGTTGCTCCTTCGCAGTTGTCTGGCCTGCCACAATTCTCTCATCTAGGTTGGGGTCATTGGTTCACCTTGAGGGACCTAGAAATTGCAACCGACTGGTTTGCCAAGGATAATGTTCTTGGGGAGGGCGGTTATGGTGTTGTTTATCGTGGGCAGTTGATCAATGGAACTCATGTAGCGATTAAGAGACTCCTCAACAATTT AGGCCAAGCAGAGAAAGAGTTCAGAGTTGAAGTTGAGGCCATCGGTCATGTTCGTCACAAGAACTTGGTTCGGCTCCTCGGGTACTGTATGGAAGGCACTCAAAG TCTGGCCTATTTACACGAGGCCGTTGAGCCAAAGGTGGTGCATCGGGATATCAAGTCCAGTAACATATTGGTTGATGAAGATTTCAATGCTAAAGTGTCTGATTTCGGTTTAGCAAAACTGTTGGGCGCTGGGAAAAGCCATATCACTACTCAAGTGATGGGTACTTTTGG GTATGTTGCACCAGAATATGCAAATACTGGATTGCTTAATGAAACTAGTGACATCTACAGCTTTGGTGTTCTTCTCTTGGAGGTCATTACTGGGAGGGATCCAGTTGACTATCGACGTCCTCCTGAAGAG GTAAATCTTGTTGAATGGCTTAAATGGATGATTGGGAACCGCCGATCGGAAGAAGTAGTAGATCCAAGGATTGTGATCAGGCCATCAACTAAAGCTCTTAAAAAGGCTCTTTTGATAGCATTGAGGTGTGTTGATCCAGATTCAGAGAAGAGACCGGCAATGGGCCGGGTTGTCCAGATGCTGGAACCCGATAACCCTAGACCACTTGAG GACCAAAGGCATCCACATAACAGAACTTGGAAGACAGAAATCGAATCACAGAGGGCGGGCTATGACACAAATGCCAAGCCTGATTTCAAATCCAACGGCATACGAGACAATAGGAAAAAATGA
- the LOC135653242 gene encoding pto-interacting protein 1-like, with protein MSCFGCCEEDDIHRTTASGGPYVTSNSTGNDGAFHAANPPSKGAQTVKPQPIAVPAIPVEEIKEVTKNFGDEALIGEGSFGRVYFGILKNGRSTAIKKLDSSKQPDQEFLAQVSMVSRLKHEHVVELVGYCIEGNLRLLAYEFATMGSLHDILHGRKGVKGAQPGPVLSWQQRVKIAVGAAKGLEYLHEKAQPHIIHRDIKSSNVLLFDDDVAKIADFDLSNQAPDMAARLHSTRVLGTFGYHAPEYAMTGQLSSKSDVYSLGVVLLELLTGRKPVDHTLPRGQQSLVTWATPRLSEDKVRQCIDSRLGGDFPPKAVAKFAAVAALCVQYEADFRPNMSIVVKALQPLLNTRSGHPGEALGS; from the exons ATGTCTTGCTTTGGGTGCTGTGAAGAGGATGATATTCATCGAACTACCGCCAGTGGTGGTCCCTATGTGACAAGCAATTCAACAG GAAACGATGGAGCATTTCATGCTGCAAACCCTCCTTCTAAAGGTGCTCAAACTGTTAAACCTCAGCCTATCGCAGTCCCAGCAATTCCCGTAGAGGAAATAAAGGAAGTCACAAAGAATTTTGGGGATGAAGCTTTAATTGGGGAGGGTTCATTTGGCAGAGTGTATTTTGGTATTCTTAAAAATGGCAGAAGCACAGCTATAAAGAAGTTGGACTCAAGCAAGCAGCCAGACCAAGAATTTTTAGCACAG GTTTCCATGGTGTCAAGGCTGAAGCATGAGCATGTTGTAGAGTTGGTTGGTTACTGTATCGAAGGAAATCTCCGCCTACTAGCATATGAGTTCGCTACCATGGGATCTCTTCATGACATTCTTCATG GGAGAAAAGGAGTTAAAGGAGCACAACCAGGTCCAGTGTTGTCATGGCAACAGAGAGTCAAGATTGCTGTAGGAGCAGCAAAAGGACTTGAATACCTTCATGAGAAAGCTCAACCTCATATTATTCATCGTGACATAAAGTCCAGCAATGTTCTactctttgatgatgatgttgcaaAGATAGCAGACTTTGACCTATCAAATCAAGCTCCTGACATGGCTGCTCGTCTTCATTCTACTAGAGTTCTGGGGACATTTGGTTATCATGCACCAGA GTATGCGATGACCGGTCAACTTAGCTCCAAGAGTGATGTATACAGCTTAGGTGTTGTCTTATTGGAGCTCTTGACTGGCCGCAAACCTGTGGATCATACATTACCAAGAGGACAACAAAGTCTTGTGACTTGG GCAACACCAAGACTCAGTGAAGACAAGGTAAGGCAATGTATTGACTCAAGACTAGGCGGAGATTTTCCTCCCAAAGCAGTTGCAAAG TTTGCTGCGGTGGCTGCCTTGTGTGTGCAATATGAAGCCGATTTCCGCCCGAACATGAGTATCGTAGTCAAGGCGCTACAACCCTTGCTGAACACTCGGTCTGGCCACCCTGGCGAAGCCCTGGGATCATGA
- the LOC135581808 gene encoding protein WHAT'S THIS FACTOR 1, chloroplastic-like → MPSFSSRLQLSHLFLRRRLLRPPPWLLGWTASISSLKVAWRKDPLLDSAIDRDKQWRLISRVVREVLNEPGQTIPLRYLEKRRERLRLPVHVKTFLARYPNLFDLHLAPIKPRQAPVPFLRPSPCLRSFLDLDARLRSLHEPLALAKLCKLLMMSRHRALPAEKLLNAKRDFGLPDDLLCSLVPRHPHLLRLVHATGDRPFLELVSWEDDYAKSVIERRAEEEARLTGVLMRPNFDVRLPPGFFLRKEMREWTRDWLELPYVSPYADTSGLHPASPEMEKRSVGVLHEVLSLTLHKRMAVPIIGKFSEEFRLSNAFANAFTRHPGIFYVSLKGGIKTAMLREAYERGNLVDRDPLLEIKDRFVEILDEGHKVYLDRINTKREAMQKDLELMASKNAELPEDEEESAETEQPL, encoded by the coding sequence ATGCCCTCTTTCTCTTCGCGTCTGCAGCTGTCGCACctcttcctccgccgccgcctccttcgCCCTCCGCCCTGGCTCCTGGGCTGGACAGCCTCGATCTCGAGCCTCAAGGTCGCGTGGCGCAAGGACCCCCTGCTGGACTCCGCCATCGACCGGGACAAGCAGTGGCGGCTCATCTCCCGCGTGGTCCGCGAGGTTCTCAACGAGCCCGGCCAGACCATCCCCCTCCGATACCTCGAGAAGCGCCGCGAGCGCCTCCGCCTCCCCGTCCATGTCAAGACCTTCCTCGCCCGCTATCCCAACCTGTTCGACCTCCACCTGGCCCCCATCAAGCCCCGCCAGGCTCCCGTCCCCTTCCTCCGTCCCTCCCCCTGCCTTCGTTCCTTCCTCGACCTCGATGCCCGCCTCCGATCCCTCCACGAGCCCCTCGCCCTCGCGAAGCTCTGCAAGCTCCTCATGATGTCCCGCCACCGCGCCCTCCCCGCCGAGAAGCTCCTCAACGCTAAGCGCGACTTCGGCCTCCCCGATGATTTACTCTGCTCCCTCGTCCCCCGTCACCCCCACCTCCTCCGTCTCGTCCATGCGACGGGCGATAGGCCTTTCCTCGAACTCGTCTCCTGGGAAGACGACTACGCGAAATCCGTCATCGAGCGgcgggcggaggaggaggcgcgGCTCACTGGGGTCCTTATGCGCCCCAACTTCGACGTCCGCCTTCCACCCGGCTTCTTCCTTAGAAAGGAGATGCGCGAGTGGACCAGGGACTGGCTGGAGCTGCCCTACGTGTCGCCCTACGCCGACACGTCCGGGCTGCACCCGGCCTCGCCGGAGATGGAGAAGCGCTCTGTCGGGGTGCTCCACGAGGTGCTCTCTCTCACGCTGCACAAGCGGATGGCCGTGCCCATTATCGGTAAGTTCTCCGAGGAATTCCGTCTCTCCAATGCGTTCGCCAACGCCTTCACGCGGCACCCAGGGATCTTCTACGTCTCCCTCAAGGGCGGGATCAAGACGGCGATGCTGAGGGAGGCCTACGAACGCGGGAACCTCGTGGATCGGGATCCCCTGCTGGAGATAAAGGATCGGTTCGTGGAAATCTTGGATGAGGGGCACAAAGTATATCTGGATAGGATAAATACCAAGAGGGAGGCGATGCAGAAGGACTTGGAATTGATGGCGAGCAAGAATGCCGAGCTGCCAGAGGATGAGGAAGAGAGTGCCGAAACCGAACAACCACTGTAA
- the LOC135652806 gene encoding uncharacterized protein LOC135652806: MEPQGTIVFTTVGLPHYGFDVFSVPVSADLDDPAAQLTEHRHTDGTSVNFNAQFVDEGDSIAFVSERTGSARLFRSSSRDPAPVPLPAFSDSLFHDRPTVRNGRVFFVSAHERPAEPFRSWCAVYSARLDSGETARLTPPGFADMSPAVSCSGELVAVASYGSAPWKGDFHELATEVVVFRASDPSRRSVICSGGGWPAWAGESTLFFHRKANDGWWSIFRSDLTAELDNAGGPDAARRITPAGLHAFTPAAAHDGKRIAVATRRKGSSYRQIEIFDLESDKFLPVTERINPSLHHYNPFFSPDSGHLGYHRFRGEFAPGDSIVPHLQPVRSPVSGLRMQRLHGTFPSFSPGGRFITMNGDFLTSPGLMVIRSDGFKRWTLLKEPSAFYTAWSPTENGVIFTSIGPIFDSAKATVQIARVTFDPADLDGSRDEEVKTEMKVLTRADAGNNAFAACSPDGRYLVFRSGRSGHKNLYIVDAVEGETSGGGVRRLTEGEWIDTMPVWSPDGELIAFSSNRHDPSNPDVFGIYLVRPDGTGLRRVHVAGPPGSAEVGRERLNHVCFSPDSRWLVFAANLGAVTAEPVSLPNHFQPYGDLYACRLDGTGLTRLTYNCYENGTPTWHSGGDVPSLGSLSLGPHVGEKLRGQFDEPLWITFDV, from the coding sequence ATGGAGCCCCAAGGTACCATCGTCTTCACCACCGTCGGATTGCCCCACTACGGCTTCGACGTCTTCTCCGTCCCGGTCTCCGCCGACCTCGACGACCCCGCCGCCCAACTGACGGAGCACCGCCACACCGACGGCACCTCTGTCAATTTCAACGCCCAGTTCGTCGACGAGGGCGACTCCATCGCCTTCGTCTCCGAGCGGACCGGCTCGGCCCGGCTCTTCCGGTCCAGTTCCCGCGACCCGGCGCCCGTCCCGCTCCCCGCCTTCTCCGACAGCCTGTTCCACGACCGCCCCACCGTCAGGAATGGCCGGGTCTTCTTCGTCTCGGCCCACGAGCGGCCCGCCGAGCCGTTCAGGAGCTGGTGCGCGGTATACTCTGCCCGGCTCGATTCCGGTGAGACGGCACGGCTCACCCCACCCGGCTTCGCCGACATGAGCCCCGCGGTGTCCTGCTCCGGCGAGCTCGTCGCCGTCGCCTCCTACGGCTCGGCACCGTGGAAGGGCGATTTCCACGAGCTCGCTACCGAGGTTGTCGTCTTCCGCGCCTCCGACCCCTCCCGCCGCTCCGTGATCTGCAGCGGCGGCGGGTGGCCGGCGTGGGCCGGTGAGTCCACTTTGTTCTTCCACCGCAAGGCCAACGACGGGTGGTGGAGCATATTCAGGTCGGACCTCACCGCGGAGCTCGACAACGCCGGTGGCCCCGATGCAGCCCGCAGAATCACCCCGGCAGGGCTGCACGCGTTCACCCCCGCGGCGGCGCACGACGGCAAGCGGATAGCGGTGGCCACGCGGAGAAAGGGCTCGAGTTATCGGCAGATCGAGATCTTCGACCTCGAATCCGATAAGTTTCTCCCCGTAACCGAGCGGATCAATCCTTCTCTCCACCACTACAACCCCTTCTTCTCGCCGGACTCGGGCCACCTGGGGTACCACCGCTTCCGGGGGGAATTCGCCCCAGGGGACTCCATCGTGCCCCACCTCCAGCCAGTGCGCTCGCCGGTGAGCGGCCTTCGGATGCAACGCCTCCACGGGACCTTCCCATCTTTCTCCCCCGGCGGCCGCTTCATAACCATGAACGGCGACTTCCTCACCTCGCCGGGCCTGATGGTGATCCGGTCGGACGGCTTCAAGCGGTGGACGCTGCTGAAGGAGCCGTCGGCGTTCTATACAGCGTGGAGTCCGACGGAGAATGGGGTCATCTTCACCTCCATCGGCCCCATCTTCGACTCCGCCAAGGCGACGGTCCAGATCGCTCGGGTCACCTTCGATCCCGCCGACCTGGACGGCAGCAGGGACGAGGAGGTGAAGACAGAGATGAAGGTGCTAACCCGCGCCGACGCCGGCAACAACGCGTTCGCGGCGTGCTCCCCCGACGGGCGCTACCTCGTCTTCCGCTCGGGGCGGTCCGGCCACAAGAACCTCTACATCGTGGACGCCGTCGAGGGGGAGACCAGCGGCGGCGGAGTGCGGAGGCTGACGGAGGGGGAGTGGATCGACACGATGCCGGTATGGTCGCCGGACGGCGAGCTGATTGCGTTCTCCTCGAACCGGCACGACCCATCCAACCCGGACGTCTTCGGCATCTACCTGGTGCGGCCGGACGGGACGGGGCTGCGGCGGGTGCACGTGGCAGGGCCGCCGGGGTCAGCGGAGGTGGGGAGGGAGAGGCTCAACCACGTGTGCTTCAGCCCGGACTCGCGGTGGCTTGTATTCGCGGCCAACCTTGGCGCCGTCACGGCCGAGCCAGTCTCGTTGCCGAACCACTTCCAGCCCTACGGGGACCTGTACGCGTGCCGACTCGACGGGACCGGGCTCACGCGCCTCACCTATAACTGCTACGAGAACGGGACGCCAACGTGGCACTCGGGTGGCGATGTACCATCGCTGGGGTCCCTTTCGCTGGGGCCCCACGTCGGGGAGAAGCTTCGCGGCCAGTTCGACGAGCCTCTGTGGATAACTTTCGACGTATGA